CGGGCTTAGTGATCCGGTGGTTCCGCATGGAAGGGCCATCGCTCAACGGATAAAAGCTACCCCGGGGATAACAGGCTTATCTCCCCCAAGAGTCCACATCGACGGGGAGGTTTGGCACCTCGATGTCGGCTCATCGCATCCTGGGGCTGTAGTCGGTCCCAAGGGTTGGGCTGTTCGCCCATTAAAGCGGTACGCGAGCTGGGTTCAGAACGTCGTGAGACAGTTCGGTCCCTATCCGTCGTGGGCGCAGGAAATTTGAGAGGAGCTGTCCTTAGTACGAGAGGACCGGGATGGACGCACCGCTGGTGTACCAGTTGTTCTGCCAAGGGCATAGCTGGGTAGCTATGTGCGGAAGGGATAAGTGCTGAAAGCATCTAAGCATGAAGCCCCCCTCAAGATGAGATTTCCCATAGCGTAAGCTAGTAAGATCCCTGAAAGATGATCAGGTTGATAGGTTCGAGGTGGAAGCATGGTGACATGTGGAGCTGACGAATACTAATAGATCGAGGACTTAACCATATAATATGAAGCAACGTTATCTAGTTTTGAGAGAATATAAAAAACTTATTGACTTTCAGGTTGAATAAGTTATAATAATGATTGTCTCAAAAGAATAATGTCTGGTAATGATGGCAGAGAGGTCACACCCGTTCCCATACCGAACACGGAAGTTAAGCTCTCTAGCGCCGATGGTAGTTGGGACCTTGTCCCTGTGAGAGTAGGACGTTGCCAGGCAATATTATTCCGCAGTAGCTCAGCGGTAGAGCTATCGGCTGTTAACCGATCGGTCGTAGGTTCGATTCCTACCTGCGGAGCCATTGGAGAGCTGTCCGAGTTGGCCGAAGGAGCACGATTGGAAATCGTGTATACGTCACAAGCGTATCAAGGGTTCGAATCCCTTGCTCTCCGCCATAAGGATTTTATAATATTTGGCCCGTTGGTCAAGTGGTTAAGACACCGCCCTTTCACGGCGGTAACACGGGTTCGAATCCCGTACGGGTCACCACTTTTGGAGGATTAGCTCAGCTGGGAGAGCACCTGCCTTACAAGCAGGGGGTCGGCGGTTCGATCCCGTCATCCTCCACCATATAAATTATATGAATAATATTGTCGCGGGGTGGAGCAGTACGGTAGCTCGTCGGGCTCATAACCCGAAGGTCGCAGGTTCAAATCCTGTCCCCGCAACCAAACATTCTTGTAATTTGGTTGCTAACACTTATCATATAATTATATAAATAATATTATCGCGGGGTGGAGCAGTACGGTAGCTCGTCGGGCTCATAACCCGAAGGTCGCAGGTTCAAATCCTGTCCCCGCAACCAAATGGTCCCGTGGTGTAGTGGTTAACATGCCTGCCTGTCACGCAGGAGATCGCCGGTTCGACCCCGGTCGGGACCGCCATTTTAATAAGGCTCGGTAGCTCAGTCGGTAGAGCAGAGGACTGAAAATCCTCGTGTCGGCGGTTCGATTCCGTCCCGAGCCACCATTTTAATAAAATATGCCGGCTTAGCTCAATTGGTAGAGCAACTGACTTGTAATCAGTAGGTTGGGGGTTCAAGTCCTCTAGCCGGCACCATGTAAGTTTCGGAGGGGTAGCGAAGTGGCTAAACGCGGCGGACTGTAAATCCGCTCCTTTGGGTTCGGCAGTTCGAATCTGCCCCCCTCCACCATTTTACATAGGGGCATAGTTTAAAGGTAGAACTGAGGTCTCCAAAACCTCCAGTGTGGGTTCAATTCCTACTGCCCCTGCCAAATATATAAACACAACATGGCGGTTGTGGCGAAGTGGTTAACGCACCGGATTGTGGCTCCGGCATTCGTGGGTTCAATTCCCATCAGTCGCCCCATTTTATTTTTAAAAATTACAAATAAATTAATGGATACTTACATATAATTAAGTAAAACTTCGGTGGGCTATAGCCAAGCGGTAAGGCAACGGACTTTGACTCCGTCATGCGCTGGTTCGAATCCAGCTAGCCCAGCCATTTTTGCGGAAGTAGTTCAGTGGTAGAATACAACCTTGCCAAGGTTGGGGTCGCGGGTTCGAATCCCGTCTTCCGCTCCATTTTAACTTCATATGGCGGCATAGCCAAGTGGTAAGGCAGAGGTCTGCAAAACCTTTACCACCGGTTCAAATCCGGTTGCCGCCTTTATTTTATGCCGATGTGGCGGAATTGGCAGACGCGCACGACTCAAAATCGTGTTCCTTCGGGAGTGTCGGTTCGACCCCGACCATCGGTATCGGTGACTTAAAAAAGACTCTAACAGAAATGTTAGAGTCTTTTTTGTTAAATTATGCTATGTGATTCTAAAATTCGTAATAAACTTAGGAATTCATGTATAATATAACTTGTCGAAAGAACAAAATGATAGTGATTTATATTATGTCTGTAATATGAATCAAAAATGAACTTTTTATATTTCTTTTAAAAATGTGTTGAATACACATTATATTTCATATTAATATTTTTATGTAGATTTAAAATGGGAAAGAGAGTGGAAAGTATGGGTCGTAAATGGAACAATATTAAAGAAAAAAAAGCATCAAAAGATGCAAATACAAGCCGTATATACGCGAAATTTGGACGTGAAATTTATGTGGCAGCAAAACAAGGCGAGCCAGATCCAGAATCAAACCAAACGTTAAGAGTTGTATTAGAACGTGCGAAAACATACAACGTGCCAAGAACAATTATTGACCGTGCGATTGAAAAGGCAAAAGGCGGTTCAGAAGAAAACTATGACGAGCTTCGTTATGAAGGCTTTGGACCAAACGGATCTATGGTAATTGTAGATACACTGACAAATAACGTAAACCGTACTGCAGCAGATGTACGAGCTGCATTTAGCAAAAACAGTGGTAATATGGGTGTAAACGGTTCTGTGGCTTACATGTTTGATGCGACAGCTGTTATCGGTCTTGAAGGTAAAACATCAGATGAAGTTCTTGAAATTTTAATGGAAGCAGATGTAGATGCACGTGACATTTTAGAAGAAGAAGATTCTGTTATCGTTTATGCTGAACCTGATCAGTTCCATTCAGTACAATCTGCACTTAAAGGTGCTGGTGTTGAAGAATTTACAGTTGCAGAATTAACAATGCTTGCACAAAGTGATGTAGAACTTCCTGAAGATGCTCAAGTACAATTTGAAAAAATGGTTGATGCATTAGAAGATTTAGAAGATGTACAACAAGTTTACCACAACGTAGACTTAGGAGAATAATAAGACAGGAGACCCTTTCGTTTAGCGAATAGGGTCTCTTTTTTATGGATTTTTTAAAGGTGTTTTTATTGTCGGGAGGGAATATGGTTATATGATATATATGAAATAACCGTATTTCTAGGAGGTATTTCTGTGGAGCATAAAACACCGAAGCATATTGTTGCTGTAGCAGGTTACTTAACAAATGAAAAGAATGAGGTGCTTTTAACGAAAGTGCACTGGCGAGCTGATACGTGGGAAATGCCTGGAGGACAGGTAGAAGAAGGGGAAGCGCTCGATCAAGCTGTTTGCAGAGAAATAATGGAGGAAACAGGATTAACTGTGAAGCCTATCGGAGTTACAGGGATTTATTATAATGCTTCTATGCATATTGTAGCTGTTGTTTTTAAAGTAGCATATGTTAGTGGTGAAATAAAAATTCAACCTGAAGAAATACAAGATGCTAAATTTGTTGCTTTAAACGAAGAGAACATTGATGAGTATATAACGCGTCCTCATATGAAATCAAGGACACTTGATGCGATGAAAGCAATGCATTTCATTCCATACGAAACATGGGAAGTTCAGCCATATAATCTTATAGGAAGATTGTAAAGTTTTGGTTAGTTATTTGAGGACATCTCAAATTGCTAACCTTTTCTTTATGTATACTGTTTCAGAAAAAGGTCACAATAATAAAGTGTAGGCTAATAATTAGTGGAGGAAGCAGGGCTACTACCTAATTTTCTAGCTTTAGCCAAGTTTTGAGGGAGAAGTCTTACTGCCCAAAAATAGCGAGATAATGCGAAAGCTACTATTGATTTACGGAACGTTTGTTCTGTAAAATAGTGATATATCATATATAATTAGATTGCTAGATGTTTAAAAGTATAAATGTATAAACTGATATAATAAAAGAATAAAATGAAATTAAGGAGAGTCCTACTTCCTATAAATAGTATGATAAACAAATGTATATTCAATATTTCATATGAATAGTAGATAAAAAAGGACTGTGATACAATACACTTTTACACCTTACAATGTTGTAAGGTAGGTGTAAGAGAAATCGATGGGATATTCTTTTACAACAAGGTATTCTTAAATTAAGAGTTATATATGCTGTGTGGAAAAGAGGTGTTCGAGATGAAAGAACGAGTATTATCTAGAGTGAATTA
This Bacillus mycoides DNA region includes the following protein-coding sequences:
- a CDS encoding YebC/PmpR family DNA-binding transcriptional regulator codes for the protein MGRKWNNIKEKKASKDANTSRIYAKFGREIYVAAKQGEPDPESNQTLRVVLERAKTYNVPRTIIDRAIEKAKGGSEENYDELRYEGFGPNGSMVIVDTLTNNVNRTAADVRAAFSKNSGNMGVNGSVAYMFDATAVIGLEGKTSDEVLEILMEADVDARDILEEEDSVIVYAEPDQFHSVQSALKGAGVEEFTVAELTMLAQSDVELPEDAQVQFEKMVDALEDLEDVQQVYHNVDLGE
- a CDS encoding NUDIX hydrolase, with product MEHKTPKHIVAVAGYLTNEKNEVLLTKVHWRADTWEMPGGQVEEGEALDQAVCREIMEETGLTVKPIGVTGIYYNASMHIVAVVFKVAYVSGEIKIQPEEIQDAKFVALNEENIDEYITRPHMKSRTLDAMKAMHFIPYETWEVQPYNLIGRL